GCTCCCCGCCGCGGCCCGTGAGCCCGGTGACCTGGACTTCGTCGTGGTGCCGCCCACCCAGGCGATCGATCACGCCGCATCGGTCGCGATGCTGGCCGCGATCCCTTCCCTGATGGCCACTTTCGCGAACGGTCAAGGTGGCGGCATCGACTTCGACGCGTCGCTGGCCGTGCTGGGTGACATCTGGACCTACGACCGGGTGCCGGGCCGGCGTCTGGTCCTGCCCTGGTCGGTGGCGCAGCAGCCGGATCAGCCGGATCAGCCTGAGCTGTCTGGGCTGCCGGGTGGGAACATCCAGCTCGACTTCGTCTTCAACGAGGTGATGCCTCAGGAGCCCGAGCTGGTGGAACTACCCGGCGGCGGTGTGGTGCAGGCGGCGTCACCGGCCCTGTCGCTGGCCTGGAAACTGCTCTGGCTGTTCACCGATACGCATCCGCAGGGCAAGGACCTCTACGACGCGGTGCTCCTGGCCGAGCACTACCCACTGCCGGACGAGCTGTTGCGCTGGGCGTTCGAGCAGGCCGGGCAACCCTCGGCGGTGTGGCACGCGCGCACCCTGACGATCGGTCACCTGCCGAACGCGGCCCGTGAGGCGCAGCTGGAGCATCTGGTGCTGGAGTACCCGCAGCTGCGGGAGGTGGCGCCAGAACTGGCGGGACGGCTGGTCCGGGCGCTCAGCCCCGGATCAACCGGATCAGCTGGATCAGCCTGATCAGGGGTGGCCGCTCCAGGCCTCGTGGTTCTCGACGTCGACCACGAACCGGAAGGTGCCGCGCGACTCGTACTCCTGCACGGGAACCAGATGCCAGGTCTCGTCCTCGGGGGCCTCGTCGGGAGAGGCGACGACCCCGACGAAGCCCGTGGGCACGGTCTCGTGCCAGTCGCCCCAGACCTGCCGGGCGATCGGGCCGGACTTGCGCACCCAGGCCGGGCGGGGAGTTTCGGGCACCTGCTGGTCGGCGGGGGCGCTCGCCGCGATCGGGATGAGCTGGGTGCGTTCGGGGAGGGGTTCGCTGCTGTCGTTCGTGGTGGTCGCCTCGGTTGTGCTGGAGATGACGGGGGCCGTCACCACCGCGAGCTCGGCTGCGAGAACGATGGTGTAGCACTGCGAGTCAGCCTGCTGCTGGAGTGCGTGGGCCTGCTCGACCAGCGCGTCGGGGAACAGCGCCGGGAAGGTGATGGCCACGATCGCCCAGTGCCGATCTTCGTCGCTGTGCCCGTACCATCCGGTGGGAATGCGCCAGATCTCGTGGACGCGGGCGTTCAGCTGCCGGGGCACGAAGTATCCGGTGCCGGTGTCGGTGTGCACGCGCAGGATGCCTTCGGTGCCCACCTGGTCGAACGCACGGATGCTGCCCCAGGGGCTCAGGGGCGGCGGTTCGGTGGTGAGCATCGTTCCTCCGGTTTCTGCCTACGTGTACTACCCGTCACACGTCCAGCTCTGCGTGATGGGCAAGGCATTGACCGTAACCGAATTTGACTCGGATGTGCACCGGTGCTGCACATCTGGTGTCCGGTCTCACGGCCGCAACATGGCTGGTGGGAAGCGGAATGGGCCTTTCCGGGTTCGCAGTCTGTAATCGGCCGGTAAGCCGCCCGGACGGGAGAAGTCCTGGGATCGTGCGGGGTTGCGGATCGGGTCCGCTGATGGTTCGGTCAACGAACTGGCTCTGCGTAACCTGCCGGACGACATGCAGGCGAGGGTCAAGGAGTCGTAAATTTTTTCTGGCGCAGCCACCCAGGTCTTGTCATCGGGGGGTGACAATGCATCCATGGATTCGCTATGGCTCCGCTGACGTTGCCGGCCCACCTGGGCGATGCCGTGCGCCGGTCGGACGACGTGGCGTTCCGGGCGTGGGTGGACGCGTTGCCGGCCGTCGTGGCCGCAGCCGCGCGGCGGTGGTCGTTGCAGCTGGGGGATCCCTACCAGCCCGGGGGTGCCTGTTCCTGGGTGGCGCCGGCCGGTGATCCGGCGGGCCGCCGGCTGGTGCTGAAAGTCGGTTGGCGGCACGATGAAGCACAGGACGAGGCGGCCGGTTTGCCGGCCTGGGCGGGACAGGGTGCGGTGCGGTTGTACGAAAATCTCACCGACGCGTCCACCATGATGTTGTTGCTCGAGCGCTGTGAACCCGGCACGACGCTGCGCATGCTGCCCGCGGTGGAGCAGGACGTCGTGATCGCCGGGCTGCTGAACCGGTTGTGGCGGACGCCGGCCGGTGCGCACCCGTTCCGGCCGCTGAGCCGGATGTGCGCGGACTGGGCGGACGCGTGCGAGGCGCGGCCGACTCCGCTCGATCCCGGCCTGAGCCGGGCCGGGATCGCGCTCCTGCGCGAATTACCCTTGAGCGCAGCCAGTTCTGTGCTGTTGTGCACCGACCTGCATGCCGGCAATGTGATCGCCACGCACCGGGAACCGTGGCTGGTCATCGACCCGAAGCCGTACGTCGGCGATCCGCACTACGACGTGCTGCAGCACCTGCTCAACAACCGGGAGCAGTTGTTCACCGACCCCCGCGGCCAGGCGCACCGGATGGCCGACCTGGCCGGTCTCGACCGGGACCGGGTGGTGGCCTGGCTGTTCGCCCGCAGCGTGCGGGAGTCGTTCGATCAGGCAGAGCTTCGACCGGTCGCCACCGCCCTGGCCGCGCTGGTGTGAGGGTCGGGCCCGCGACTGCCCTACCGGGGAGATTCCGTGCGCCCGGACCGCACGGAATTTCCCCGCCGGCGTTGTGAGGTCCGCCCCTTGCGCGAAGGGGCGCGCGGGCCGATGCAACATCCACGCCCGGTTCCCCGTCTGACGGGAGCATGATGTCCGGACCGGGCATCTGCGCACCGGCCGGGGCAGTTACGATCGCGGCCGGGCAGAGACGGCTACACAGTCTGGAGACATGGTGGGCTTGTTCGACAAGATCCGCGGCGAGCTGGTCGACATCATCGAGTGGCTCGATGACAGCCGGGACACGATGGTGTACCGGTTCCCGCGCTACCAGAACGAGATCAAGATGGGCGCCAAGCTCATCGTGCGGGAGTCGCAGACGGCGGTCTTCGTCAACGAGGGCACCATCGCCGACGTGTTCCAGCCGGGCACCCACACGCTCGAGACGCAGAACATGCCCGTGCTGAGCACGCTCAAGGGCTGGAAGTACGGCTTCAACTCGCCGTTCAAGGCCGAGGTCTACTTCGTCAGCACCCGGCAGTTCACCGAGCTGAAGTGGGGCACGCAGAACCCCATCATGATGCGCGACGCCGACTTCGGGATGGTCCGGGTGCGTGCCTTCGGCGGGTTCTCGGCCCGCGTGGTCGACCCGGGCAAGTTCCTGAAGGAGCTCGTCGGCACCGACGGCCTGTTCAAGACCGACGAGGTCAAGGAATACCTGCGCCAGATGATCGTCGGGCGCCTGGCCGGGGCCCTGGCCCACGCGCAGGTGGCCGTGCTGGACCTGGCGGCCAACCAGGAGGCGATCGCCGCCCGCCTGGCCGGGACGCTGACCGAGGAACTGGCCCCCTCCGGCATCGCGATCCCCAAGTTCATCATCGAGAACGTCTCGCTCCCGCCCGAGGTCGAGCAGGCGATGGACAAGCGCACCCAGATGGGTGTGCTCGGTGACCTGAACAAGTACACGCAGTTCCAGACCGCCAACGCGATCGAGAACGCCTCGAACAACCCCGGTGGAGCAGGGGACGCGATGGGCATCGGTCTGGGGGTCGGGCTGGGTCAGCAGGCGGCCGCCTCGATGTACCAGCAGCAGGCCTCGCCGCCGCCCGCCCCGGCCGCCGCCGCGCCGGCCCCGCCGGTCGCCGCTCCCGCGGGGCCGCCGCCGTTGCCGACGGCCGTGCAGTGGTACATCGCGGCCAACGGCCAGCAGGTCGGCCCGCTGGACGAGTCCGGTCTGCAGAGCCAGGTCTCGGGCGGCCACCTCGCGGCGACCACCCTGGTGTGGAAAGCCGGGATGGCCGAGTGGACAGCCGCGTCCTCGGTTCCCGAGATCGCCCGCCTGCTGCCGCAGGGCCCGCCACCGCTGCCCCCGCAGTAGGCACGGCCCACCACCGGACGAAACGCGAACAGGTCAGGGAATGACGGACGACAGCAGTAGCAGCCCGGCGCCGCAGTACAGCCAGCAGCAGTACCCGTGTGCCTCCTGCGGCGCCCGGCTCACCTTCGCGGCGGGCACCACCGCCCTGAAGTGCCCCTACTGCGGGTTCGAGCAGGAAGTGGTCCAGGACGCCGACCGCCAGGTGCGCGAGCACTCCTTCGACCAGTGGCTGGCCACCGCGAAGGACAAGCCGGTCACCCAGATCGCCCCGCACACGGTGACCTGCTCGGGCTGCGGTGCCCGGAGCGAGACCGACAAGCTCTCGGACGCGTGCCCGTTCTGCGGTGCGGCCGTCGTGGTCGAGCCGGACGCCGACGTGATGATCACGCCGGAGGGGGTGCTGCCGTTCGCGATCACCCCGGCCAAGGCGATGGACCTGTTCCAGGGCTGGGTGAAGAGCCGCTGGTTCGCGCCCAACTCGCTGACGGCGCTCGCGGCCCGGGAAGGCCTGCAGGGCACCTATCTGCCCTTCTGGACCTACGACAGCGACACCACGACCGTTTACCACGGCCAGCGCGGCGACCACTACTACGTGACCGAGACCTACCGTGACTCCAACGGTGACGAGCAGGAGCGCGAGGTCCGTCGCACGCGCTGGACCCCGGTCTACGGCACGGTGCAGCGGATCTTCGACGACGTCCTGGTCTCCGCGGTGAAGAACCTTCCCGTCGACAAGGTGGACAAGCTCGACCCGTGGGACCTGCCCGTGGTGGTGCCTTACCGGCCGGAGTACCTGGCCGGCTACCAGACGATGCGCTACGAGGTGGAGCCGCCCGAGGGCCTGCAGCGGTTCCAGCAAGTCGCGCAGCGGCAGATCGAGCGGGACTGCCGCGACGACATCGGCGGTGACGAGCAGCAGGTCTCCTCGACCGACACCGAGTGGAACTCGGTGACGTTCAAGCTGCTCCTGCTGCCGGTGTGGCTCGCGGCCTACCGCTTCGACAACCGGGTCTGGCAGGT
This region of Kineosporia sp. NBRC 101731 genomic DNA includes:
- a CDS encoding nucleotidyl transferase AbiEii/AbiGii toxin family protein — encoded protein: MTKKTYLAAAAGVEVPQAPLDEATREYNDLPATFRAIGAHDVHQQFLFDPATLHHRNAYRAGDPEFSDPARGAVWRVARRRALFLALAAIADSPWVESLVLRGSVAMALWLPAAAREPGDLDFVVVPPTQAIDHAASVAMLAAIPSLMATFANGQGGGIDFDASLAVLGDIWTYDRVPGRRLVLPWSVAQQPDQPDQPELSGLPGGNIQLDFVFNEVMPQEPELVELPGGGVVQAASPALSLAWKLLWLFTDTHPQGKDLYDAVLLAEHYPLPDELLRWAFEQAGQPSAVWHARTLTIGHLPNAAREAQLEHLVLEYPQLREVAPELAGRLVRALSPGSTGSAGSA
- a CDS encoding aminoglycoside phosphotransferase family protein; the encoded protein is MAPLTLPAHLGDAVRRSDDVAFRAWVDALPAVVAAAARRWSLQLGDPYQPGGACSWVAPAGDPAGRRLVLKVGWRHDEAQDEAAGLPAWAGQGAVRLYENLTDASTMMLLLERCEPGTTLRMLPAVEQDVVIAGLLNRLWRTPAGAHPFRPLSRMCADWADACEARPTPLDPGLSRAGIALLRELPLSAASSVLLCTDLHAGNVIATHREPWLVIDPKPYVGDPHYDVLQHLLNNREQLFTDPRGQAHRMADLAGLDRDRVVAWLFARSVRESFDQAELRPVATALAALV
- a CDS encoding SPFH domain-containing protein → MGLFDKIRGELVDIIEWLDDSRDTMVYRFPRYQNEIKMGAKLIVRESQTAVFVNEGTIADVFQPGTHTLETQNMPVLSTLKGWKYGFNSPFKAEVYFVSTRQFTELKWGTQNPIMMRDADFGMVRVRAFGGFSARVVDPGKFLKELVGTDGLFKTDEVKEYLRQMIVGRLAGALAHAQVAVLDLAANQEAIAARLAGTLTEELAPSGIAIPKFIIENVSLPPEVEQAMDKRTQMGVLGDLNKYTQFQTANAIENASNNPGGAGDAMGIGLGVGLGQQAAASMYQQQASPPPAPAAAAPAPPVAAPAGPPPLPTAVQWYIAANGQQVGPLDESGLQSQVSGGHLAATTLVWKAGMAEWTAASSVPEIARLLPQGPPPLPPQ